The Pontibacillus halophilus JSM 076056 = DSM 19796 genome has a segment encoding these proteins:
- a CDS encoding aminotransferase class V-fold PLP-dependent enzyme: protein MSSIVYKEANEAEELAQIHQLNYNTFVNEIPQHRENDEHVLVDRFHNENTYIIAKEGHKVIGMVAVRASRPFSLDEKLPNLNEYLPHCGPFCEIRLLSILSNHRSSRVFFRLCETLVEYCIKNGYETALISGTTRQLKLYKRMGFIPFGELVGSKDAPYQPMYLTKETFRQSTRSFSKVIRKQEKHKETLSFLPGPVQSHPSVEDAFSKQPVSHRDQHVKELMTKAKKQLQEYTNANYSVLMVGTGTLANDAIASQLSTFKGEGLILINGEFGSRLRDHANRLNLSHYTIEKNWNIPITIEEIEQILDEQSSISWLWTVHCETSTGYIYDVEAIQRLCEQYGVEVCVDGCSSLGAIETNFKEMYLVSSVSGKALGAFPGLSIVLHREPLRPNATIPRYLDIGVYEQHGSLPYTHSSNLLDALTTSMTKRKSAETVAYVKSIRSILASNNIPVIGDDTYSPEVITIEIPEEVSSKSVGDYCKEQGIHISYESEYLIRNNWVQLACMGWFEQERIHKGLNTFMKLYHDKVTR from the coding sequence TTGAGTTCCATTGTCTATAAAGAAGCGAATGAAGCTGAAGAGCTCGCTCAAATTCATCAATTAAACTACAACACATTTGTGAATGAGATTCCACAGCATAGAGAAAATGATGAGCACGTGCTCGTAGATCGGTTTCACAATGAAAATACATATATCATTGCCAAAGAAGGACACAAGGTAATTGGAATGGTAGCCGTTCGCGCATCTCGCCCGTTTTCATTAGATGAGAAGTTGCCTAACTTAAACGAATATCTTCCACACTGTGGTCCATTCTGCGAAATTAGATTGTTGTCTATTCTTAGTAATCACCGAAGCTCGAGAGTCTTCTTTCGCTTGTGTGAAACACTCGTTGAATATTGTATAAAGAATGGATACGAAACAGCTCTTATTTCAGGAACAACGAGACAGCTTAAGCTATATAAACGAATGGGCTTTATTCCATTTGGTGAACTCGTTGGTTCAAAAGATGCTCCGTATCAACCAATGTATTTAACCAAAGAGACATTTCGTCAATCTACCCGTTCTTTTAGCAAGGTCATAAGAAAGCAGGAGAAACACAAGGAAACTCTATCTTTCTTACCTGGTCCAGTCCAATCACATCCATCAGTTGAAGATGCATTTTCTAAGCAACCTGTTTCCCACCGAGATCAACATGTAAAAGAACTCATGACGAAAGCAAAGAAGCAACTTCAAGAGTATACGAATGCGAACTACAGCGTACTGATGGTTGGAACAGGCACATTAGCGAATGATGCCATTGCCTCGCAGTTATCGACCTTTAAAGGTGAAGGACTCATTCTCATAAACGGCGAATTTGGGAGTCGATTACGGGACCATGCCAATCGATTAAATTTATCACATTATACTATAGAAAAGAACTGGAACATTCCTATCACGATTGAAGAAATAGAACAGATTCTTGACGAGCAGTCATCCATCTCATGGTTATGGACCGTTCATTGCGAAACGTCAACGGGGTATATATATGACGTTGAAGCTATCCAACGTCTTTGTGAACAGTATGGTGTTGAAGTTTGTGTAGACGGATGCAGTTCACTTGGTGCAATCGAGACCAACTTCAAAGAAATGTATTTAGTGAGTTCAGTGAGCGGGAAAGCACTAGGCGCCTTTCCTGGTCTTAGCATTGTTCTCCATCGCGAGCCGTTAAGGCCAAATGCAACCATTCCACGTTACCTAGACATAGGGGTGTATGAACAGCATGGAAGTCTTCCCTATACTCATAGTTCCAATCTGCTAGACGCCTTGACCACATCCATGACTAAGAGAAAATCAGCAGAAACGGTAGCTTATGTGAAGTCGATAAGAAGCATATTGGCATCGAACAACATCCCTGTAATAGGAGACGACACATACTCCCCAGAAGTTATAACGATTGAGATTCCAGAAGAAGTTTCAAGTAAATCAGTTGGTGATTACTGCAAAGAACAAGGGATACATATTAGTTATGAGAGTGAGTACTTAATACGTAATAATTGGGTACAGCTTGCATGTATGGGATGGTTCGAGCAAGAACGAATTCATAAAGGACTGAACACCTTTATGAAACTTTACCATGATAAGGTTACAAGATAA
- a CDS encoding MFS transporter, producing MGEVNRTILGRNMSVIVTNQFLTALADSIYDVAIFWYVYDQTQSALYASILTTISMLTQILIGPFMGVVADRNHPKWTMQLGFVLMIAVGITMTIAYVTFLDYFVILLYIGVVIHEIGMTTILPAKSKLLPRIVSMDRIVQVNGYISSTSQIAVVLGKSISGFLISLVGFVGVMLSHSAIYLLACLLLQVLFLSSTTKREDAIQMAATEEVKRKFAFFNELKEALKIMRSHRTLFKLIMIGMVINLASVIGPLFIVVVREQYNGGAIVFGWFNAVGAIGGILVGLFAKRLLNWFKPVHTFTGSMIAGGVSISLVGMLTNVYMGMALYFSLSFCLTIFNVAFSSLLITLVEDEYRGRIQNLTMSIAAIFIPIIAIIGGYVADLTSAGLVYIVAGIWVVLGGCYVFFDRDVRTIEEI from the coding sequence ATGGGAGAAGTGAATCGTACCATTCTTGGTCGAAACATGAGTGTCATCGTTACAAATCAGTTCTTGACTGCATTGGCTGACAGTATATACGACGTAGCAATCTTCTGGTACGTGTATGATCAGACACAGTCTGCATTGTATGCGTCCATCTTGACGACAATCAGTATGCTTACACAAATTTTAATTGGGCCTTTTATGGGGGTAGTTGCCGACCGCAATCATCCTAAGTGGACGATGCAACTAGGATTTGTTCTCATGATAGCTGTAGGCATTACAATGACGATCGCTTATGTTACGTTTCTTGACTATTTTGTCATTCTGTTATACATAGGTGTAGTCATTCATGAGATAGGGATGACGACCATTCTCCCCGCAAAGAGTAAGCTGTTGCCAAGGATTGTATCCATGGATAGAATTGTTCAAGTGAATGGATATATATCGTCAACCTCACAAATCGCTGTTGTTCTCGGTAAATCAATCAGTGGGTTTCTCATTTCATTAGTAGGGTTTGTTGGGGTCATGCTTAGCCATTCGGCTATTTATTTACTCGCGTGCTTATTGCTTCAAGTGCTCTTTCTCTCATCTACGACCAAACGAGAAGATGCGATTCAGATGGCTGCAACAGAAGAGGTGAAACGGAAGTTCGCTTTTTTCAATGAATTGAAAGAAGCATTAAAGATTATGAGGTCCCATCGGACCTTATTTAAACTCATTATGATTGGCATGGTCATTAACCTTGCTTCTGTCATCGGCCCTTTGTTTATTGTTGTCGTGCGTGAGCAATACAATGGGGGGGCTATTGTATTTGGTTGGTTCAACGCTGTTGGAGCAATTGGTGGAATATTAGTTGGTTTGTTTGCTAAGCGTCTATTGAATTGGTTTAAACCGGTACATACATTTACAGGCAGTATGATTGCTGGAGGTGTAAGCATCTCTTTAGTTGGAATGCTTACGAATGTATATATGGGCATGGCGCTGTATTTTTCATTGAGTTTTTGTTTGACTATCTTCAATGTAGCTTTTTCTTCGTTACTGATTACGCTCGTAGAAGATGAGTATCGAGGGCGGATTCAGAACTTGACGATGTCTATTGCAGCAATCTTTATCCCTATAATCGCTATCATTGGGGGATATGTAGCCGATTTAACGTCTGCTGGACTTGTTTACATAGTGGCTGGGATATGGGTGGTGTTGGGAGGTTGTTACGTGTTCTTTGACCGTGACGTTCGTACAATTGAAGAAATTTAA
- a CDS encoding GyrI-like domain-containing protein: MKPAKLVVKESFTVIGVSNKGSHQNSEDDDVIKHLWGEMKTRYKEVDVEAETITGVCLPPRSDDYFYIAGVESDKIVNLPIGMKSFTFPACQYLVFLHEGHINTLFDTYHQIWNVLLPESSYQLAEGPELEVVHIQQDLNPYSDDYVMEIWIPVQNANISHSIPVGKKGSIKACS; this comes from the coding sequence GTGAAGCCTGCGAAGCTTGTTGTGAAAGAATCCTTCACAGTTATTGGAGTGTCGAACAAAGGCTCTCATCAAAATTCTGAAGATGATGATGTAATTAAACATTTATGGGGAGAAATGAAGACTCGGTATAAAGAAGTGGATGTTGAGGCTGAGACCATAACAGGCGTTTGTTTACCTCCAAGAAGTGACGATTACTTTTACATCGCTGGAGTGGAATCAGATAAGATTGTAAACCTACCAATAGGCATGAAATCTTTTACATTCCCCGCCTGTCAGTACCTCGTATTCCTCCACGAAGGTCATATAAACACGCTCTTTGATACGTATCACCAAATATGGAATGTTCTCTTGCCTGAGTCTTCATACCAGTTAGCTGAAGGTCCAGAGCTTGAAGTGGTCCATATACAACAGGATTTGAACCCCTATAGCGATGACTACGTAATGGAAATTTGGATCCCAGTTCAAAACGCCAACATCTCACATTCTATACCTGTAGGAAAGAAAGGGAGCATTAAAGCGTGTTCTTAG